A genomic window from Cydia strobilella chromosome 26, ilCydStro3.1, whole genome shotgun sequence includes:
- the LOC134753248 gene encoding titin-like isoform X6, which yields MEVEVRLSRTGEEPWGFRLIGGTDFNMPLTVVKVLPDSPADLAGIRNGDTVASIQGEKAATMTHDGAKAAVAAAADVLSLGVMCGLYDLTLDDYDPIDDPLDQDDFDQPSHPTEVFQIQQFGDTPLDSKDPSRSRTGSRGNLDRRSLSEGRCDPYEQRSLTESPYFLNTKPYRPFSTEPSPIPPLEKPIILNPNYHDEFGTNDDGLEPPVDPKVDEFAGILSEKSRYKLPISKQYDPDGTKLKKTKEITTVTKTVEEKIVTEEIVTKEVKITSVEEILVKEQKEEAKFMEKMKKDIDMDKIEMTATSIVDESIEKALTVADEIKKEIDLELSAITSESKNSSSDMETAVITTDRKESSKEVSEMSETVKKTNHVVVKKSDISVAKEVAKFEKDDKQIIVDERQEFRKQELEETIESGSVRRKSEMYDKDAKITDVKFEKKCIDQTIESGSVRRKSDMFDRDDKMADMKVEKTSVDETIESGSVRRKSEMFDNDVKKTDSKVEKKFTDENIESGSVRRKSEMYDKNVEMKSVDDTKIGRKQSKIISDQKDIKAVQSAQQKQTSEIKQEKISTATERVHKSDESKTKEAKYSTAKLLAEQRAYTIGLQTIPHIRGTVQSNYHYDLLLKTFFIHLTDVMVALSRFILAEPVLSKPLETNSEVKKEVTEVTRVEKGVVSDTTAVKDSIIDRKKTERMETKDLQITEKQEKIEKVADIIKQDHAREVKQHEYTDYVEKIQQESEKREKNILSGAEMAQLSDKKSGELITKMDGVITEFQSKAGLEEEITMQRERRSRSRSKADEEMVEDVLSRFDKTSQDITEVRTTSSVLESREMKTETKHESMDIKRETKHEASRVSSKDGKNTYISICEAHVYTNENSILDETAEISENNSVESIKKSNIALETNEAMVTERVAIESQAQIKQEAESVVESHKISSAKTEEVIVQEKKDIIQETDVQKSFIEIESNKDAVIETVETIQPIVELHEDIVEKAVSVGIKNKMDIQEIETTEYTDELNVVKEESIEITESHDIKEVQVLEDISVKAKKESLKIEEIKEEIEDIKVSKEEIVSVKEEAIAVRDVKESVSITKEDIKEIQEVVSVKEEVAEVAQDVKNEDIKVTGEIAVIQGTTVISEKSLEVKDEYAQLKFTKEEITELDENVEIDQEIEVCIKKSVHIAESENQYQSFISESSIQNAEYIQESSFTARSTEDSSFTSSVVQESTFIARSTEDAKKQLTLDLDSKIKKSDSQSSVKSTISTPTPSTVPPTPLTDEYVFRLQMPLPKLTGPPVPRSPSPQDEDPHIVKKNLVPHIDTEIIEEVVYETPLPTPPEDKFSPPKFTKPGLKGGNMKYTFLKEEIKEIERKSSLLASAIDQTIKSIEEYKEEVGLETNVDNPLVYNGYAKVIDTKVYKDKLDKVNIEKQIVKNTENINKIVEDRANAAEHLVNRVQLNGMPVNVTVTVENNVANTVTEASENKMGESIENVCVEGYRPVPFNPEDAPHLERVEIRIPEPIPTVDPGKAFVAENGEIMGTHQGIVDGLEEAVVDEEIAKDLGKPGMTEEKIAAIISGESEMLREAHVMGLTRVLKSHMHRDNDDSSVDFKKIKPIVESLKDSEVLKALNEEFVKTQEDKKKEERKWTKFLQKPARPVPKAKFGYHGWTANDDEVKESPYKVKIVKQPKPKVAPDYKPQDFNTGPLPWEERAVNEPPPPPVEAEPPILIPEEKPVFLEAIDNLPETAVPDLEETGIELPPEKPIEEPAPEAEPEAPKETEGEEVEEIKTEEPVVEATSNSESEMENRIAEQLMKNVEGMVDPNAPLGQQLAQMRAQLAALAQLPGVIQQTLELVTRQLCQITQQEAQSHHKLTQEQMAIESSEMIEDSNETSETIIEDVTEDKDETQIEEVVENGIKEDVKEMKTVVEVKQTKMEETKQTKMEEVKKVQMIRSVEEMEKMKREEQEILDEQRRIEKQKKELTNELLDQEYEEMLQETPHEIALRFINELLGSILLDKEPKHMKQRPSLTSALDGLKTDGKEKVMAQPQRDQESSQKQKPSLTSSNGPKKEDGKELMADLQLDQEARQLKQRPTPRVGKPKPVFGPLTPSERPVVLPGGRKWRKPKDAYNDAFIAETLTAQAELIQGKALGVNFMKYEKPPITTDHLKNSEVYKMIHGMEQEPVKRVELLTPVISEADYREKCRSVTPSADMTR from the exons GTTCTACCCGACTCACCGGCGGATCTCGCCGGCATTCGCAACGGAGACACCGTCGCCAGCATACAGGGGGAAAAAGCGGCCACCATGACACATGACGGGGCTAAAGCGGCTGTGGCGGCGGCAGCGGACGTCCTGAGCCTTGGAGTGATGTG CGGTCTTTACGACCTGACGCTCGACGACTACGACCCGATCGACGACCCGCTAGACCAGGACGATTTCGACCAGCCCTCTCATCCGACTGAGGTATTCCAAATACAGCAATTCGGCGACACCCCCCTTGACTCCAAAGACCCTAGCAGGTCCCGCACTGGATCCCGGGGTAACCTCGACCGGAGGTCTTTAAGCGAAGGTCGCTGTGATCCCTACGAACAGAGGTCCTTAACTGAATCTCCTTACTTCCTCAACACCAAACCATATAGACCTTTCTCCACTGAACCTTCCCCCATCCCTCCTTTAGAGAaacctattatacttaatcCTAATTATCATGATGAATTTGGCACAAATGATGATGGCCTTGAGCCGCCTGTTGATCCCAAAGTTGATGAATTCGCGGGGATCCTTAGTGAAAAAAGTAGATATAAACTTCCAATTTCGAAACAGTATGATCCTGATGGAACTAAGCTTAAGAAAACGAAAGAAATAACGACAGTCACTAAGACCGTAGAAGAGAAGATAGTAACAGAAGAGATAGTCACTAAGGAAGTGAAAATTACTTCGGTAGAAGAAATATTGGTTAAAGAGCAAAAAGAAGAGGCCAAGTTTATGGAAAAAATGAAGAAGGATATTGATATGGATAAGATAGAAATGACTGCTACAAGCATTGTTGATGAGAGCATTGAGAAAGCTTTGACTGTAGCtgatgaaattaaaaaagaaattgaTCTTGAACTGAGTGCTATAACCTCAGAATCTAAAAATAGCTCATCTGACATGGAAACGGCGGTCATAACAACCGATAGAAAAGAATCTAGCAAAGAGGTTAGTGAAATGAGTGAAACtgttaagaaaactaatcaTGTTGTTGTTAAAAAGAGTGATATTAGTGTCGCTAAAGAGGTTGCGAAATTTGAAAAAGATGACAAACAAATTATTGTTGACGAACGTCAAGAATTTAGAAAACAGGAGTTAGAAGAAACTATTGAGAGTGGTAGTGTGAGGAGGAAGTCTGAAATGTATGATAAAGATGCTAAAATTACCGATGTTAAATTTGAAAAGAAATGTATAGATCAAACTATAGAAAGTGGTAGCGTGAGAAGGAAATCAGATATGTTTGATAGAGATGATAAAATGGCAGATATGAAAGTTGAAAAAACATCTGTAGATGAAACTATAGAAAGTGGAAGTGTGAGAAGAAAGTCAGAAATGTTTGATAACGATGTGAAAAAGACCGATAGTAAAGTAGAAAAGAAATTTACAGATGAGAATATAGAAAGTGGTAGTGTACGGAGGAAATCTGAAATGTATGATAAAAACGTTGAAATGAAATCAGTGGACGATACAAAAATCGGGAGAAAGCAATCTAAAATAATATCTGACCAAAAAGACATTAAAGCAGTGCAATCGGCTCAACAAAAGCAAACATCTGAAattaaacaagaaaaaataTCTACAGCTACTGAGAGAGTACATAAATCAGACGAAAGTAAAACTAAAGAGGCTAAATATAGTACAGCTAAACTACTAGCAGAACAGAGAGCTTATACTATTGGATTACAAACTATTCCTCATATAAGAGGTACAGTGCAATCAAATTATCATTATGATTTATTGCTAAAAacctttttcatacatttgacTGATGTCATGGTTGCTCTGTCCAGGTTTATTTTAGCTGAACCTGTACTTTCTAAGCCTTTAGAAACAAATTCAGAAGTTAAAAAAGAAGTAACTGAAGTTACTCGAGTTGAAAAGGGCGTAGTTTCTGATACAACAGCtgtgaaagattctataatagatCGTAAAAAAACGGAAAGGATGGAAACCAAAGATTTgcaaattacagaaaaacaAGAGAAAATTGAAAAAGTGGCTGACATAATTAAACAAGATCACGCGAGGGAAGTAAAGCAGCATGAATATACGGATTATGTTGAAAAGATTCAACAAGAAAGTGAAAAAagggaaaaaaacattttgtcagGTGCTGAAATGGCACAGTTAAGTGATAAAAAGTCGGGGGAATTGATAACTAAAATGGATGGAGTTATAACTGAATTCCAGAGTAAAGCTGGTTTAGAGGAAGAGATCACAATGCAACGAGAAAGAAGGTCAAGAAGTAGAAGCAAAGCAGACGAAGAAATGGTGGAAGATGTGCTTTCTAGATTTGATAAAACATCCCAAGACATTACTGAGGTAAGAACTACTAGCAGTGTTCTAGAGTCAAGGGAGATGAAAACAGAAACAAAACATGAAAGTATGGACATTAAAAGAGAAACCAAACACGAAGCTAGTAGAGTAAGTAGTAAGGATGGTAAAAACACATACATATCTATATGTGAAGCTCATGTTTACACTAATGAAAATTCAATTCTTGATGAAACTGCAGAAATATCTGAAAATAACTCAGtggaaagtataaaaaaatcaaatatagcATTAGAAACTAACGAAGCAATGGTTACAGAGCGCGTTGCTATAGAATCGCAAGCTCAAATTAAACAAGAAGCAGAATCTGTTGTCGAATCACATAAAATTTCCAGCGCCAAAACTGAGGAAGTTATTGTCCAAGAAAAAAAAGACATCATTCAAGAAACTGATGTCCAGAAATCTTTCATAGAGATTGAGAGCAATAAAGACGCTGTCATTGAAACAGTAGAAACAATACAGCCAATCGTGGAGTTACATGAGGATATTGTCGAAAAGGCTGTTAGTGtcggaataaaaaataaaatggatatACAGGAAATTGAGACTACTGAATATACTGATGAATTAAACGTTGTCAAAGAAGAATCAATAGAAATCACGGAGTCGCACGATATTAAAGAAGTACAGGTCTTGGAGGATATTTCTGTTAAAGCTAAGAAAGaatctttaaaaattgaggaaatCAAAGAGGAAATCGAAGACATCAAAGTATCAAAAGAAGAAATTGTTTCAGTGAAAGAAGAAGCTATTGCAGTTCGGGATGTAAAAGAAAGTGTATCTATAACAAAAGAAGATATCAAAGAAATACAAGAAGTTGTTTCAGTAAAGGAAGAGGTGGCCGAGGTAGCCCAGGATGTGAAAAATGAGGATATCAAAGTTACTGGAGAAATAGCTGTCATTCAAGGAACTACTGTAATCAGTGAAAAGAGCCTTGAAGTAAAAGACGAATACGCTCAGTTAAAATTTACGAAAGAAGAAATAACTGAATTAGACGAAAACGTTGAAATTGACCAAGAAATTGAAGTTTGTATTAAAAAGTCTGTTCATATTGCTGAATCAGAGAACCAATACCAATCATTCATTTCAGAAAGTTCTATACAGAACGCAGAATACATACAAGAATCTTCATTTACTGCGAGATCTACCGAAGACTCGTCTTTCACTTCCAGCGTTGTCCAAGAATCTACCTTCATTGCCAGATCTACTGAAGATGCTAAAAAACAGCTTACTTTAGATCTGGATTCAAAGATTAAGAAATCTGACTCACAATCTTCAGTGAAGAGCACTATTAGTACGCCTACTCCATCTACTGTCCCTCCCACTCCACTCACAGATGAGTACGTCTTCCGACTCCAAATGCCTCTCCCCAAGCTAACTGGTCCTCCTGTCCCAAGATCTCCAAGTCCTCAAGACGAGGATCCTCATATTGTAAAAAAGAATTTGGTCCCTCATATAGATACTGAAATTATTGAGGAAGTAGTGTATGAAACTCCACTTCCAACCCCGCCTGAGGATAAATTTTCACCGCCAAAGTTTACTAAACCAGGGTTGAAAGGGGGTAATATGaaatacacatttttaaag GAGGAGATAAAAGAAATCGAAAGAAAGTCATCACTACTAGCATCTGCCATCGACCAAACTATCAAATCAATTGAAGAGTACAAAGAAGAAGTAGGATTAGAAACCAACGTTGATAACCCTCTTGTTTACAACGGTTACGCCAAAGTTATAGACACTAAAGTGTACAAAGATAAACTTGACAAAGTAAATATCGAAAAACAAATTGTCAAGAACACagaaaacataaacaaaattgtAGAAGACAGAGCAAATGCTGCTGAACATTTAGTAAATAGGGTTCAGCTTAATGGGATGCCAGTAAATGTAACTGTGACCGTTGAAAATAACGTGGCAAATACAGTGACTGAAGCTAGTGAAAATAAAATGGGAGAATCAATAGAAAACGTTTGCGTAGAGGGATATAGACCCGTGCCTTTCAACCCCGAAGATGCACCTCATTTGGAGAGGGTGGAAATTAGAATACCG GAGCCGATTCCAACGGTAGACCCTGGCAAGGCATTTGTAGCAGAGAATGGCGAGATCATGGGTACACATCAGGGTATTGTAGACGGTTTGGAAGAAGCAGTAGTGGATGAAGAAATAGCCA AAGATCTAGGCAAACCTGGTATGACAGAGGAGAAGATCGCAGCGATAATATCTGGAGAATCAGAGATGCTTCGGGAGGCGCACGTAATGGG GCTGACACGAGTCTTAAAATCGCATATGCATCGAGACAATGATGATTCCAGCGTTGATTTCAAGAAGATAAAACCTATAGTGGAATCCCTAAAGGATTCTGAAGTCCTCAAAGCTTTGAACGAGGAATTTGTTAAGACTCAGGAAGACAAGAAGAAGGAAGAAAGAAAGTGGACCAAATTCTTGCAGAAGCCGGCGCGGCCGGTGCCTAAAGCGAAGTTTGGATACCACGGATGGACGGCTAATGATGACGAAGTTAAAGAG TCGCCTTACAAAGTGAAAATAGTAAAACAGCCTAAACCCAAAGTAGCGCCCGATTACAAGCCGCAG GACTTCAACACGGGCCCGCTGCCGTGGGAAGAGCGAGCGGTCAACGAGCCACCCCCACCCCCAGTGGAGGCTGAACCCCCCATCTTGATACCTGAGGAGAAGCCGGTGTTTCTGGAGGCTATTGATAATCTACCGGAGACCGCTGTTCCGGATTTGGAGGAGACAG GTATCGAATTACCCCCTGAAAAGCCAATAGAGGAACCGGCACCAGAAGCAGAGCCGGAAGCTCCAAAAGAGACAGAAGGTGAAGAAGTAGAAGAGATTAAGACCGAAGAGCCGGTTGTAGAGGCGACCAGCAACAGCGAGAGCGAGATGGAGAACAGGATAGCGGAACAGCTGATGAAGAATGTAGAGGGGATGGTTG ATCCCAACGCACCACTGGGACAGCAGCTGGCGCAGATGCGCGCGCAGCTGGCGGCGCTGGCGCAGCTGCCCGGCGTCATCCAGCAGACGCTGGAGCTGGTGACCCGCCAGCTTTGCCAGATTACGCAGCAG GAAGCTCAGTCTCACCACAAATTGACACAAGAACAGATGGCGATCGAATCTTCAGAGATGATTGAAG ATTCCAATGAGACCTCTGAAACTATAATCGAAGACGTAACTGAAGATAAAGACGAGACTCAGATTGAAGAAGTCGTTGAAAATGGAATTAAGGAAGACGTGAAAGAAATGAAGACAGTGGTAGAGGTCAAGCAAACGAAAATGGAAGAGACCAAACAAACGAAGATGGAAGAGGTAAAAAAGGTGCAGATGATCAGGAGCGTCGAGGAAATGGAGAAGATGAAAAGGGAAGAGCAGGAAATCTTGGACGAGCAGAGAAGAATCGAGAAGCAGAAGAAG GAATTAACGAACGAACTACTTGACCAAGAATACGAAGAGATGCTTCAGGAGACGCCCCACGAGATAGCTCTTAGGTTTATTAAT GAACTCTTGGGGAGTATTCTGCTGGATAAAGAGCCCAAACACATGAAACAGAGACCATCGCTGACTTCAGCCTTAGACGGACTTAAAACTGACGGCAAAGAG AAAGTAATGGCGCAACCTCAGCGTGACCAAGAGTCCAGTCAGAAGCAAAAGCCATCGCTAACATCTTCGAACGGACCTAAGAAGGAAGACGGAAAG GAACTAATGGCGGACCTCCAGCTAGACCAAGAGGCAAGACAGCTAAAGCAACGGCCTACGCCGCGCGTCGGCAAGCCCAAGCCCGTCTTTGGGCCTCTCACGCCGTCTGAGAGGCCGGTGGTGTTGCCTGGAGGCCGAAAGTGGAGGAAACCTAAAGACGCGTACAATGATGCGTTCATCGCCGAAACATTGACCGCTCAGGCTGAGCTGATACAAGGAAAAGCGCTGGG GGTGAACTTCATGAAGTACGAAAAGCCGCCGATCACAACGGATCATCTGAAGAACTCCGAGGTGTACAAGATGATCCATGGCATGGAACAGGAGCCAGTAAAGCGGGTGGAGTTACTGACACCCGTGATCTCTGAAGCTGACTACAGAGAG